AGGATCCGCCGCTGCACCTCGGTCGCCGTACTGCTGCCGGTGACCGCTTCGATCAGCATTCCGGCCAGGACGTAGTTGGTGTTCGAGTAGCTGAATCCCGCGCCCGGGGCATTGGTCGGCGGCATGGCCAGACCCATGGCGACCAGCTCGGCCGGAGCGTACGTGGTGACCTGCATCCGGTTGATCGCCGCGTACGAGTCGATCATCGCGTTGGTGTAGTTGCCGATGCCGCTGGTGTGGTTCAGCAGCATCCGGACGGTGACCTGGGCGCCGGTCTCGCCCGGTACGACGTCGGGCAGCCGCTGCCCGATCGGGTCGTCCAGACCCAGTCGGCCCTCGTCGACGAGCTGGAGCACGGTGGTGGCGACGAACGTCTTGGTGATGCTGCCGATGCGGTGACGCATCTGCGGCTGCATCGGTCGTGGCTTGGTCAGGAACGCCTGGCCGGCGGCGCCCTGCCAGTCGTGTCGGCCGTCGCGCACGGCGGCCAGCGCGCCGGGCACACCGGCCTCGGGCACCGCCGCGAGCGCGGCGCGCAGCCCGGTGCGGTCCAGCTTTCCGGCGGACGCGCCGGGCTGCGCCACGGCGGAGGCGGGTACGACAGCGATCGTGGCGACCAGCGTGAGGCTGGTGGCCACCACCTTGAGTGTCCGAAGAGTGCGAGACATGGAAATAGCATCGATGTGTCCTGGTCGGAGTGCATCGTGCTCAGGCGCGAGATTCGACTCCCACTGCGGAGTGAGCCGCATTCGACCAGCGGCCTACCGCAGCACCACCGCCGCAGGTCTCGCGCATGACCCGGCACCCCGCCGGTACAGATGTCCCTGGACGCCGGGCGGTCGTCCCTGCCCTCCGGGACGTCCCGCCCACCAGCCTCGGAACGGTCAGGTTCGATGCGGCCCGGCCCGTCCGGTCCCGGTCTTGGGAGGAACACGTGGTGACGACAGCGGCGAAGGGGTCGGGCAGACCGCCCGGCCGACACGGCAGGCCCCCGGGACGCCGGGGCACCCTCGGACGGTGGTGTGCCGTCGGGATCGCGGCGATGCTGACCGTGACCATGCACCAGACTCCGGCGCGGGCGGTCGAGCAGGTGCCGTTCGACGAGCACACCGTGCACGGTGCGCTCTTCGCTGCCGTGGTGCAGCTCCACGACAACGGTGCCGCCGGGCTCACCGACGCCCTGCTCACCGCCGAACTGCTGGACTGGCGTACGGCGAACCCGAACGCCGACGCCGCCCAGGTGGCGGCACACGCCAACGGCACCCGCGCGGCCGTCGCCACGGTGGCGCCCGACGGCAGCGGGGAGGAGCGGTCCCGCTTCGCCCTGGCGATGGCCCTGCTCGCGCGGCTGGGGGAGACCCCGAGCAGCGGCGCGGTGCTCACCGGCCCGACGGTGCGGACCTTCCTGGACAGCACCGTCGGCGCCGAGGGCGCCAACGTCGTACCGGACATGCTGAACCTGGTCCGGGGCGGCTACCAGGACGCCGCGTGGAACGCGAAGTCCCGCGACGTCGTCCGCGAGACCTGGATGGAGCTGCACCGACGGGCGAAGGTGGACGACCCGCTGACCGTCGGGTGGGACGCCGCGTTCACCGGCCGCACCAAGACGGCGGTCCGCACCCCGGTGGACACGTTGCTGGCCACCCGCATCCACGAACCGCGTCCGGACGGCAACGCCGGCACGCTCGGCCACTACGTGCCGCTGACCGCCATCCGGGACGAGCGCGACGACCCGGCCGCCTTCCGCGCGCTGGTGCAGGACCGTGCCTACGCGGCGCTGGCCGTGCTGGACGCGGGCGGACGCGCCCGGGCCGACGAGGTGGTGGCCAGGGCGGCGACCTACCCGCTCAACGGCGACCCGAAGCCGACCGCGGCGGTCATCGACGAGGAGAAGCGCAAGACCGCCGAGAACAAGACGATCTTCGAGGGGCTCGGCTCCACGGTCAGCGTGCTCTCCACCGTGATGGGTTTCCACGACAAGAAGTTCGGCAAGCAACTGGAGACCATCGGCAAGGCGATCGTCACCTCGGTCACCGCCATCAACACCTACATGACCACCGTGCTCGGCCAGGGGCTGAGCACCGCCGCCGTCGCCATGGGCACCGCGGTGCTCACCGGTAACCTGCTCGGCGCGGCGGTGAGCCTGATCGGTCTGTTCGCCGGCGGCGGCGACCCGAACGCCGCCGTGCAGGCCGAGATCGGCAAGCTCCGGGACCAGATCAACCGCCTGGCCCAGGGCATGGACCGGCGCTTCGACCGGATCGAGGCGGCGCTCGGCGAGATGTACGCCAACCTGGTCGCCCAGCTCGACGCACTGACCCGGTCGCTGGACCAGGTCCACGCCAACCTCGGCCGGATCGCCACCCAGTTGCAGACCATCGAACGCAAGGTCGACGCGATGGCCCTTGCCACCCACGTGGCGTTGCAGAACATCGCCCGTGACCCGCTGAACACGGTCATCACCACCTACGTGCACCACAAGGAGATCACCGGGGAACCGATCCCGGACTACATCAACACGTACTTCCCGAAGGCCGAGTCGCCGACGTTCGAGTTCGCCACGCTGCGCGCCGCCGCCGAGGGCACCTTCACCGTCCCGGCCGGGACGAGCACCGCCGATCCGGTCTCGCAGCTCGACCTCTTCCTGCCCGAGGGTTCGATCAACTACCTGACCCAGTGGGCCGGTCAGCGGGTCGGCGGCGCCTGGACCACCGGACCGGTGGCCAACGCCGCCGCCTGGAAGACCGCCGCCCGCACCTACAACATCCTGCAACTGCAGAACCCGCAGTACGCCAGGCGCATCGACACCGGGCGGGCCGAGGCGGTGGCGCTGGCCGGTGACGAGATCAACGAGCGGGTCCGGCAGTTCAGCAAGCCGACCGACGACGGATCCACCAACGCTCTGTTCACCGCGCTGGTCGACGACTACCGCACCGCCATGAACGGCTGGCGGGACCAGGTCGACAACGTCCGCCGCGCGGTGCTCTGGAACGGTAGCGACGTGATCCCCGAGTACGACATGTGGGGCAGCCCGGACCAGCAGATCGCCGCCGGGAACCGGATCGGCGAGACCGGCTCGATCGGCCCCTGCACCGGGACTCTCGGCAACCGCGCCGTCCCGGCGACCCTGCGGCACAACACCCTGCCGAACCCGTTCCAGTTGGCCGCCCACGGCCTGCCGCCGGCCCACCGGCCCTCCTTCACGAGCTGCTACGAGGCGCAGTTCGTCAACGTGGTGGAGAACCCGGGGCCCCGCTTCCACACCACCAGCGGCGACCTGCAGATCACCGTACGGTCCCGGGTGAAGTGGGCCGGCGGGGACTGGCAGCAGGTCCGTAGTGCCACCCGGGTCTTCCCGATCGGCGTCTACTGTTCCTGGAGCGTCCGCTCCGAGATTCCCGACGGCTACTGCTACGACGAGCGCAAGTTCCTCGACGAGCGGTGGAACACCACCTATCGGACGGCCTTCGAGTCCGCCGCGATCCCGGCGGTGGACGCCCAGACGGCGACCGCCCGGGCCAAGGCCGCCAGCATGCTCGCCGGCCGGCAGAAGTACTTCTACCGGGTCATGCTGGCTGGCTCCGGCACCGCCGCGCCGGACCCCGGCACCTGGGACTCGGCGAAGGCGCTGTGGCAGCAGGGCAAGAAGGTCTCCAACGCGCTGCGGCTGCTCCAGGCGTACACCGAGCTGGGTTGGGGCACTGCCCTGGAGTCCGACGACGGCCTGCGCGGGCTGCTCTTCGGCAGCCACGGCCTGCCGGCCGACTGGGCCCGGCCCCGCAGCGACGCCGACCAGTCCGCCAACCGGCACCTGCACAACGCGATGGCGCAGGCGCTGGCGAACTACGCCGGCTGCACGCAGCACGACGGCTGGGACCCGTGCGGCGGCGACCAGTCCGGGTTCAACCCCCTGGCCAACCAGGGCCAGTACGGTGCCGGCTGCCCGCAGGCCACGAGCGGCGCACCCCGTGACCCGCTCAGCGCCTGCCTGTTCGGCGCCGCCGAGCTGCGGGCCAACCAGCTCGCCGCCCGGTACGCCCACTGGTCCGGGCGGGTGAAGGCCAAGGCGCACGTCGAAGGGCTGCCGGACGTCACCGCGACGGCCGACATGACCCGTGCGGCCAGTCGGGCGATCCGGTTGGGCTGACCGGACGGGCCACGATCCCGCCGACCCGGGACATCCGCCCCGGGTCGGCGGGACACCCACCGGGTGACGATGGGCAGGTCGGACCTTCGCCGACGAACGCGACACCCGCGACGGTGCCACCGTGGACCCCGCGCGTGTCTACGCTTCGCGTGATCCTGAGGAGACCACCATGACCCTGCCCACTCGTGAACCGGACCGTGCCTCCGCCGACACCGACCCGCGCATCGTGCTGGTGGCCGGCGACGACACCTTCTGCCACGTCTACCGCAACCTCGCCGAACTGCTCGACGAGCAGAGGCACTACGACAAGCTCGACGGCCCGGTGGAGTTCTTCGACCCGACCGGCCGGCAGTTGATCCCGGCCTTCTCGCAGGACTGGCAGCTGGTGGAACTGCACCCGTCGCACCGCCCGGCCGCGCCGGAGGTCCTGCGCGAACGCTTCAAGGCGGTGCTGGCGCACGTCGAGCAGTTCGTCCGGGAACGCCCGCAGGTGCTCGGCGACCACCGGATCGACGTCGAGGAGGTGCTCTCCGACCTGCCCGACTGCGACGCTCCGAACTTCACCGACGTCGTCGACGCGTTGCCGTGGCACTCACACGGCCATCGGGGCAACCTGCTGCACAATGCCATGCACGCGGCGGGCTGGGCTCGCTGACCCGACCCCTTTCCGACCCGTCCCGGAGGCTCCTTTGTCGCCGACCCCGCCACCAGTGACCGTCCGCCGTCGGGCCCTGGCGGTGGCGGGGACGGCCGTCGCGCTGCTCGTGGTCATCGGCCACCTGTGGAGCCGGGACGCCGCCGCCCAGGGCCCGGTCGCGGTGACCGCCAGCATGGCCGCCGCGTTCACCGCGCTCGGCACGCTGGTGCTCGCCGGTGTGCCGGGCCATCCGGTCGGGCGGCTGATGACCGCGGCCGGACTCACCGCCGCCGTCGCCGCCCTGTCGCTGAGCTGGTCCGGGATAACTCCGGTCGCCTGGGTGGGGCAGTGGCTCTGGTGGCCGCCGTACGGACTGGTCATCCTCGCCCTGCTGGTCTTCCCCGACGGCCGGCTGCCGGGACGGCGGTGGCGTCTGGTCGCGTACCTGATCGTCGTCACCACCGTCGTGGCCACCGTGGCGTTGGCGGTTGCCGCGCTCAGCGACCCCCGTCGGCTGCTGCTCTCGGCCGAGCCGGCCGCCACCGCCCAGGCCCGTACGCTGGTGCAGATCGCGCTGCTGGCGATCGGCGTCGAGGTGCTGGCGCTGCTGGCGGTGCTGGTCGCGCTGGCCGGTCGCTGGCGGCGTGCCACCGGCGAGACCCGCCAGCAGTTGGCCTGCCTGCTCGCCGCCGCGGTGTTGTTCCTGCTCGGACTGGTGCTCGACGCGCTCAACCTCTCCGGCGCCTGGGTGCTCATGGTGATCGCCATTCCCGGGGCGATGACCCTCGCCGTGCTGCGCTACCGGCTCTACGGCCTGGAACAGGTGATCAACCGCACGCTGGTCTGGCTGGTGATGAGCCTGCTGCTGATCGTGGCCTTCGTCTCCACCGTGAGCCTGCTGCGCGACCTGGTGCTGCGCGGCGACACCTCGAACGCCTCGCTGGTGACCACCGGGCTGATCGCGGTGACCTTCGAACCGTTGCGGCACCGGGTGCAGCGCGGCGTCAACCGCCTGCTCTACGGGGAGCGCGACGAGCCGTACGCGGTCCTGGCCCGCCTCGGGGACCTGCTGGAGAGGACCGTCGAGCCGCAGGCCGTGCTGCCGCTGCTCACCCGGACCGTCGCCGGCTCCCTCCAGGTGCCCTACGTCGCGGTCGAGCTGACCGCCGACCACGACCCGGATCGGCCCCAGAAGGTGCACGCCGAACACGGCCGGCCCACCGGTTCGGTGGAACGGTTCGACATGGTCACCCACGGCGAGCGCGTCGGCTCGCTGGTGGTGGCACACCGTACCCCCGGGACCCGCTTCACCTCCGTCGAGCGACGCCTGCTCAGCGACGTCGCCCTGCACGCCTCGGTGGCGGCGGCGACCGCGCGCCTGATCCGGGACCTGAGGGCCTCTCGCGAGCGACTGGTCACCGCACGGGAGGAGGAGCGCCGCCGGCTGCGTCGCGACCTGCACGACGGGCTCGGTCCCACCTTCGCCGGCATGTCCATGCAGGTACGGGCCGCCCGCAAGCTCGCCACCGACCGGCAGCGACTGGTCGGCATCCTCGACGGGCTCGCCGAGGACCTCCGGACCTGCACCGCGGAGGTACGCCAACTGGTCGACCAGTTACGCCCACCCGCCCTGGACCGTGGGCTGGAATCGGCCCTACGGGCGGAGTGCCAGCGTTTCGACGGCCCCGGCCTGTCGGTGCGCCTGCGGGTGGAGGACGAACTGGACCGGTTGCCCGCCGCCGTGGAGGTGGCGGCGTACCGCATCGTCGGTGAGGCACTGGCCAACGTGGCCCGGCACGCCCAGGCCACCACCTGCGACGTGGTGGTACGCCGGGGTCGCGCCCTGGTCGTCGAGGTGGGCGACGACGGTGTCGGTGTCCGCGCCCGACGCCCGGGCGGCGTCGGTCTGGACTCCATGCGCGAACGCGCCGCCGAACTGGGCGGCGAGTGCGACCTGGTGGACCGCGCACCGCAGGGCACCCTGGTACGGGTACGCCTGCCGTTCCAGCCGGTCGCGTCGGCCCCCGTTCCGGTGGACGGACCCGGCTGACACCATGAGCCGGGCCGGTCGAGGCGGTCGGGCCGGAAGTGGGGCGAGAGAGATGTCCGGACAGGGTCGGGTGCTGATCGTGGACGACCATCCGGTGGTCCGCCGTGGACTGCGGATCATGCTGGAGGGGGAGGGCTGGGTCAGCGCGGTGCTGGAGGCCGCCACCTGCGCCGAGGCGATCCGGCTGGTGATGACCGAGCCGGTCGACGTGGTCGCCATGGACGTCGGTCTGCCCGACGGCGACGGCGTCGAGGCCACTCGCCGGATCGTGCGGGACCGTCCGGCGACGGCCGTGCTCATGCTCACCATGGCCGACGACGACGAGGTGGTGAGCCGGTCGCTGCACGCGGGCGCCCGGGGCTACCTGCTCAAGGACACCGACCCGGACGTGATCGTCGACGCGCTGCGCACCGTGGCCGGCGGTGGACTCGTGCTCGGCCCCCGGGTCGGCCCTCGGGTGCTGGCCGACCTGCAGCGCCGGCCGGTGGAACTGCCCGCACCGTTCAACCAGCTCACCCCGCGCGAACGGGACATCCTGCGGTACCTGTCGGCCGGCGAGACCAACGCCCGTATCGCCCGCCGGGTCGGGTTGAGCGAGAAGACGGTCCGCAACCAGCTCTCCGCGGTCTTCGCCAAGCTAGGGGTCTCCGATCGGGTCCAGGCGGCTCTCCTCGCCCGCGACGTCGGTCTCTGAGAGCCGTCTTCGGCGGCGGACGAGACCCGACCGAAGTTACTCAACCAATTGGTTGACAATCATCGGGGCGTACTGCGATGCTCAACCGCGTAGTTGAAATAGCAGTTCAACATGCTTGTCGACGTTGCCGCGAAGGAGAGCACCACCATGACCGCCAGCACCCGTGAGACCCGGATCGTGGCCGACCCCACGGTCCCTCAGGTGATCATCACCCGCGAGTTCGACGCCCCGCCGGACGCGGTGTTCCGGGCGCACACCGATCCCGAGTTGTTCGCGCGCTGGATCGGTCCGCGAGACATCGCGACCGTGATCGACACGTGGGACTGCCGGAGCGGCGGATCGTACCGCTACGTCCAGCAGACCGAGGGGTTCGAGGGTGGGTTCCGGGGCTGCTTCCACGAGGTGCGGCCGGGTGAGCTGATCGTCCAGACCTTCACCTTCGAGGGGATGCCCGACGGCGTCGCGCTGGAACGACTCTCCTTCGAGGACCTGGGTGGGCGCACCCGGCTGACCGCCACCTCGCTCGTCGACTCGTTCGAGGATCGGGACGCGTTCCTGGCCTCGGGTATGGAGGTCGGGGTTCGTGAGGGCTACGAGCAGCTCGACGGTCTGCTGGTCGAACGGGTCGCATGATGCGTGAGACCGATGTGGCGGAAGCCGTCGGACCGCCGGGCATCGCCGTGCGACGGCGGCCGACATGAGCGCGGACACGTTGTCGCCCGTCTTCTCGGCCCTGGCCGACCCGACCCGCAGGCGGATCGTGGCCCGGCTCGCCGCCGGGGACGCCACGCTGACCGAGCTGGCCGAGCCGTTCGACATGAGCCTCCAGGCCGTGGCCAAGCACCTCGCGGTGTTGGAGGAGGCCGGCGTGGTGACCCGTGGCAGGGACGGGCGTCGCCGGCCCGCCCACCTCGAAGTGGAGGTCCTGGACCTGATGGCCGGGTGGATCGAGCGGTACCGCCAGCGGGCCGAGGAGCGCTACCAGCGCCTCGACGAGGTCCTCGCCGCGATGTCGGACGCCGAGGAGGCGTCCGAGCCCGGCCGCGACGGCCACTCCGGCGTCAGCTCAGGGTGAAGGTCACGTCGTCGAGGTCGAAGGTCGTGACGCCGTTGCCGGCCGTCTCGCTGGCGAGGAAGCTGACCGTCGCGGTGCGCTCGACCGTCGCCGTCCCGCTCGACATGGCGTACTCGCGCCACTGTGCCCCACCGTCGAAGGCGAGTGAGAATCTCGTCTTCGGGGGTATCCCGGTGACCGCCAGCCCGACGTTCAGGTAGTCGCTCCGGCTGCTCTCCGTGGTCGTGGTCCGGACCCGGAAGCGGACCGTCAGGTCGCACTCGGACGGCACGGTGAGGGTGGTCCGCAGCAGATCCGACCGGGTCACGTCCAGCCCGGCGAAGGTGGCGTAGGCGCGGCCGGAGTGGGCGGGCCGCGCCGCGTCACCGAGTACGACGATGCGGGGGCCGGCCGTCCAGCCGGTGGTGCCGCGTTCGAACCCGGGGTTGGCGTGGACCTGCCCGGTGCAGGGCGCGTCGGTCGGCGGTGGATCGGCGGGGGCGCTGCCTGTGGCCAGGAACAGCAGGGCCGCGGCCGAGACGGTGGTGACGAGGGCCTTCATGTGTCCTCCCCGTGTCAAGACAGCTATATAAATCGACTTTGCTCGATGCCGTGCGGAGCGTCAAGCCCTTCCCGGATCGGCGCCGAGGTCGGTGTCCCGCTCAACCGCCCACCGCGAGATCGGCCACCTCGTCGGCGCACCCCCAGGACAGCGTGACCCCGGCTCCGCCGTGGCCGTAGGCGTGCACGAGCCGATGCCCGGAACCGATCGACCGGTCCAGCTCTACCCGGGGGCCGCCGTGGCGTGCCGGACGCAGTCCGATCCGTTCGCCGAGCACCGGGGCGTCGGCCAGTTCCGGCACGAGGGCGACGCAGCGCCGTCGGATCGCCGTCGCGGTGTCCGGGTCGGGCGCGGTGTGCCCCACGCCCGGCTGGTACGTGCCGCCGAGAACCACGTCGTGTCGGCGCGGGTGCACGTAGGTGATCCCCGCCGGGTCGTCCTCGTCGCGTACCGAGACGGTCAGGCCCGGATTCGCCACCAACACCAGGTGCCCGCGCACCGGGTACACGGCCGGGTCGGCGGCGAGCCGGCCGGCGGCCAGGCCGGTCGCGTTGACGACCGTCGGCGCGAGGTCGAACGCGTCGGCGAGCCGGTCCACCCGGCGGCGCAGCAGCCGCCCACCGTCGGCCTCCAACCGTTGCCGGAGCCAGGCCAGGTACGGCGTCATCTCCACCGTCGGAGCGGTGAACCGCAGCACTGCCGTGTACGGCGGCGTCGCCGGCTCCGCCACCAGGTCCGCGCACGCCGCCGACCACCACGGCGGCCCGGTGTCCGGGCCGCGCAGCAGCATCCGGGTCGGCCGGTCGACCACCCCCGGCACGCCGTCGGCCGCCTGGCGGCTCAACTCGATCCGGGTCCGGCGTGCCCAGTCCGACACCCGTGGGTCCTCGTCGGTGTGGCTCGGATACCAGACCGCGGCGGCCACCGCCGACACCGTGTCCGCCGGTTCGTCCGCCGCCAGCACGGCCACCCGTGCCCCGCGTCGCGCCAGGGTGACGGCCACCGTCATCCCGACGATGCCGCCGCCGACCACCACCACGTCCGCCGCTGCCGCCATCGCTCGCTCCCGTCTGTCGTGCCGCCTGTCTCGAATCGTGGCGGTGACGCCACGCTGACGTCCAAGACGACATGGGGCAGTCGGCGATAAGCGGCGCTTATGGTGGCTCCATGTCCGACGTGCCGGCCCGAGAAGCCTGGTCCGACCTGCGCCGACTGCGGTACTTCGCGGTGCTCGCCGAGGAACTGCACTTCACCCGGGCCGCCGCGCGGCTGCACGTCGCCCAACCCGCGCTCAGCCAGCAGATCCGCGCGCTGGAACGTCAGCTCGGCGTGCCGCTCGTGCGCCGCACCAGCCGGGGCTGCACGCTGACCGAGGTGGGCGCGCGGGTCGCCGACGAAGCCGCGCGGCTGCTCGCCGAGGTGGACGCGGCGACCGCCCGCATCCGGGGCCTGGCGGGCGGACGGGGCGGCCGGCTGCGCCTGGCGTACACCCGCTCGGCGCGCGGCGGCCGGGTCGACGACCTGGTGGCCCGGTTCCGGGTCGCCCACCCGCAGGTCGAGGTGGTCCCGGAGACGGCCTGGACGGCACCGAACGTGGCCGGACTGCTGGCCGGCCGGCTCGACGCGGCGTTCGTCCGCCCGCCACTCGACGAACCGGCGCTGGCCTGCCGGACCGTCGACACCGAGGAACTGCTGCTGGCGCTGCCCGCAGGGCACGCTCTCGCCGCCGGTCGCCGCCGGATCAGCCGCGCCGAGGTGGTCGACCTGCCGGCCGTGATGTGGCCCCGGGAGAACGGCCCCGGGATGTTCGACCGGACGATCGCACAGGTCTGGCCGCACGGCGGCTTCCGGCTCGTCCGGCAGGAGCCGGACGACGAGCAGCTGCTGCGGGCGGTGGCGCAGGGCGACGTGGTCGCGGCAGTCCCGGCCGGTCGCGCACGCGCACTACGGATGCGCGGGGTACGCCTGCGCCGCTTCACCGCCCCGACACCCACCGTGGACGTCGCCCTCGCCTGGCCCCGGGACAGCACGAACCCGGCCTTGCGCCGGTTTCTCGCGCTGCTCGGCCAGCCCTGAGCCCGCCGCCGTCGCCCTGCTACAGGGCCTACGGCACGCTGCAGGTGTAGAGCACCGCGGTCAGCATGCCGAGCGAGCCGGTGACCTGCGTCGACGTCCAACCGCCGGGTCCGTTCGCGACCAGTCGGAAGGTGCCGGTGCCGATGGAGAGCAGCCCGCCGGGGACGGTGACGCTGGTGGCCGTGGGACCGAGTGTCCCGCCGCCGGTGAAGCTGCCGGACAGCGACCACGTGAAGCCGCTGCGGGTCAGGCCCCCGACGGGCAGTGTCCAGGTGAAGGTCGGCGGGGTGAGCGTACCCGCGCTGCACTGCAGGTTGGTCGGTGGACTGACGGTGCCGGCCTGGAGGGTCCCCTGGCCGTACTCGGTGCCGGTCCACGCCGCCATCGTCGATCGCGGCGGCGCGAGCACCCCGACGGTGAAGGCGAGCACCAGGGCGGCCGTACCCGCGAGCCACCGGCGCCCGACCTGTGCGGTGGCTGGTCGAGCCGGCTTGCCCGGACGCCTCACGGCCGCCCCACCCGGATGCGGCGTCGGCGTACGGCGAGCACGAGCAGGAGGCCGGCGAGCAGCGCACCGGCCCCGACGGCCGACGGTGTCCGCAGGTCGGGTCCGGTGCGCGGAAGCGGGCCGACCGTGCCGCCGGCCGAGGCCCGGTCGCCGAACCCGGTCGCGGTGACGACCAGGTCCGCCGACCCGGCGGCCGTCGCGCCGGCGAGCAGGCTCGCGGTGACGAGGACCCACCGTTGCTGATCGGCGCGCATCGAGTCGATGGTGACCGGTGCCGTGGTCAACCTGGTGGCCGGACCGTCCGCGAGGACCTGTTTCTCCTGGCCGGTGGGGCAGCCGCCCTTCACCCACCGCTGCGGGCAGACGGCGGCGGTCACCTGGAGTCCGTCCGGCCTGGCGGCGAGCGGGCCGGAGGCCGACAGCGAGATGGTCACCGTGCCCGGCTGCGGCGCGTGTGCCGAGACACCCACCTGCCAGGGCACGGGTTCCTCCGGCGACATGGTGGTCATCCGCGCCTCGTCACCGATCGAGACCAGGGTGAGGTACCGGCTCCGGATGACCTCCTCGGTCGGGTCGGCGCGGGCCGGGCTCGGTGCCGCGAGCACCGCAGCGGTGACACCGGGCAGCACCGCCACGGCCAGAAGGAGGCATCGCAGGGTCGAACTCGGGTGCGCGCCCGTCTCTCGATCCGGTGTCGCCCCGTCCGGCCCCGTCCGCCGATGGCGAGCCGGTGGCCGGGGCTCGCTGCGCGGCCAGAAGGCCCAGGTCACGATCGCGGCGGTGCTGATCGTGATCGCGCTCATCGCGTACACGTTCGACACGGTGCGGACCGCGTACCCGAGCCGGGGCGCCGACCACTCGACCAGCCGTACGTGGGTCACCGCGTACGGAGCGGTGTCGTTGGAGTCGTTCGCGTCCCCGCGCAGGGTGAGCAGGCGCGTGGACCCACCCCCGTCGGCGATCTCGACCACCCGGTGGGTGATCGGTGCCAGCGGCGAACGGTCGACGGTCACGACGTCTCCCACGACGACCTCGGACGCGGGGATCTCCCGCACCACCGCCAGTGATCCGGCGGGGATGCTCGGGCTCATCGACCCGGTCTTGAACAGGATGAGCGAGATGTCGAAGAAGAACGCCAGCGGGACGAGGACGACGCACACCGTTCCGCCGACGGCGAGCAGGGTCAGCGCCAGATCGCCGACCCTCGCGAGGAGTCGACGCCGCTGACGCGCTGGTCCCACCATCCGACCGGTCCTTTACGTAGACGTGGCAGTGAATTCCCAGGTGACCGCACCGGTGGTGCCCTGGTACGCGTTGCCGGCTCCGGACTGCACACGTGCCTCGAAGCAGAACCGCAACTGTGGCGTCGCGCCGGCCGGCGCCGTGATGGCCGACGACACCGGCGACCCGGGAACCGAGGTGATGCCCAGGTAGCTGGGCCCGACGATCCATGTCGGCGTACCGGTGAAGGCGGCGGCCGCGCAGGTGGTGCTGGTGGTGGCGGTCCGCACCACGCGGTACTCCAGTACCGGCAGCAGGGCACCGGCGTTGTTGGACGAACCGGTCAGCGCCACCGTGCCGCCGACGTTCGTCGTGGCTGTCGTCCGGATGTCGAGGTAGGCGTAGAACGAGACCGAGGGGGACATCGCCGTCGCGGTGAACGCCAGCGTCGCGGCGTTCACCGCCGGGGTGTGGCTGGCCCAGGTACTCGACGCGGTCTGCGACTCGGTGCCGAAGACACTGGCCGCGAACGACCCGGTGCCGTACTCGCCGTCCGTCCACGCGGCGAGCGTGGACGTCGTGCCCAGGCCGATGACCAGGGCACCGGCGAGTACGGCACGGGTCCGGCGGAGCCGTGGTGTCCCGGCCGGCGTGCGACGGTTGACCACGGCCACCACCTACACGGATTCGGCGAGGAGCTGCCAGGTCTCCGTGACCGACGTGCCCTGCACCAGACCGGCGTCCGCCGTGACGACGAAGCACAGGAACACCGGAGCGCCGGGTGTCGTGGGCGGAGTGCCCTGGGTCAGGTTGAACGACACCGCGCCGGTCACCGAGTCGAGTGCGGTGCCCTCGGCCACGATCCAGGTCGGAGTCGTGGGTGTCGGAGCACAGTCGCCGAACGTCGGGACGGTCGCGATGCCGTAGGTGAGCCC
Above is a window of Verrucosispora sp. NA02020 DNA encoding:
- a CDS encoding serine hydrolase domain-containing protein, translated to MATSLTLVATIAVVPASAVAQPGASAGKLDRTGLRAALAAVPEAGVPGALAAVRDGRHDWQGAAGQAFLTKPRPMQPQMRHRIGSITKTFVATTVLQLVDEGRLGLDDPIGQRLPDVVPGETGAQVTVRMLLNHTSGIGNYTNAMIDSYAAINRMQVTTYAPAELVAMGLAMPPTNAPGAGFSYSNTNYVLAGMLIEAVTGSSTATEVQRRILRPLKLTGTSFPGTDPTIRGPHGGAYFAPFGARDVSEFNMSWAGAAGEMISTTADLNTFFRALLRGDLLRPATLDQMLTRVPMVPGVPEAGGYGLGIYSLSTPCGEVWGHDGAVIGHLTYSLHSRDGVRQASSGINLSHYQIGLPDAHPVDIAWQTFVLTAICPTGGVSSRSAQAVPQLPSVTRMPGTDAVVAVP
- a CDS encoding GAF domain-containing sensor histidine kinase — protein: MTVRRRALAVAGTAVALLVVIGHLWSRDAAAQGPVAVTASMAAAFTALGTLVLAGVPGHPVGRLMTAAGLTAAVAALSLSWSGITPVAWVGQWLWWPPYGLVILALLVFPDGRLPGRRWRLVAYLIVVTTVVATVALAVAALSDPRRLLLSAEPAATAQARTLVQIALLAIGVEVLALLAVLVALAGRWRRATGETRQQLACLLAAAVLFLLGLVLDALNLSGAWVLMVIAIPGAMTLAVLRYRLYGLEQVINRTLVWLVMSLLLIVAFVSTVSLLRDLVLRGDTSNASLVTTGLIAVTFEPLRHRVQRGVNRLLYGERDEPYAVLARLGDLLERTVEPQAVLPLLTRTVAGSLQVPYVAVELTADHDPDRPQKVHAEHGRPTGSVERFDMVTHGERVGSLVVAHRTPGTRFTSVERRLLSDVALHASVAAATARLIRDLRASRERLVTAREEERRRLRRDLHDGLGPTFAGMSMQVRAARKLATDRQRLVGILDGLAEDLRTCTAEVRQLVDQLRPPALDRGLESALRAECQRFDGPGLSVRLRVEDELDRLPAAVEVAAYRIVGEALANVARHAQATTCDVVVRRGRALVVEVGDDGVGVRARRPGGVGLDSMRERAAELGGECDLVDRAPQGTLVRVRLPFQPVASAPVPVDGPG
- a CDS encoding response regulator transcription factor, coding for MSGQGRVLIVDDHPVVRRGLRIMLEGEGWVSAVLEAATCAEAIRLVMTEPVDVVAMDVGLPDGDGVEATRRIVRDRPATAVLMLTMADDDEVVSRSLHAGARGYLLKDTDPDVIVDALRTVAGGGLVLGPRVGPRVLADLQRRPVELPAPFNQLTPRERDILRYLSAGETNARIARRVGLSEKTVRNQLSAVFAKLGVSDRVQAALLARDVGL
- a CDS encoding SRPBCC family protein; translated protein: MLVDVAAKESTTMTASTRETRIVADPTVPQVIITREFDAPPDAVFRAHTDPELFARWIGPRDIATVIDTWDCRSGGSYRYVQQTEGFEGGFRGCFHEVRPGELIVQTFTFEGMPDGVALERLSFEDLGGRTRLTATSLVDSFEDRDAFLASGMEVGVREGYEQLDGLLVERVA
- a CDS encoding helix-turn-helix transcriptional regulator; the protein is MSADTLSPVFSALADPTRRRIVARLAAGDATLTELAEPFDMSLQAVAKHLAVLEEAGVVTRGRDGRRRPAHLEVEVLDLMAGWIERYRQRAEERYQRLDEVLAAMSDAEEASEPGRDGHSGVSSG
- a CDS encoding FAD-dependent oxidoreductase — translated: MAAAADVVVVGGGIVGMTVAVTLARRGARVAVLAADEPADTVSAVAAAVWYPSHTDEDPRVSDWARRTRIELSRQAADGVPGVVDRPTRMLLRGPDTGPPWWSAACADLVAEPATPPYTAVLRFTAPTVEMTPYLAWLRQRLEADGGRLLRRRVDRLADAFDLAPTVVNATGLAAGRLAADPAVYPVRGHLVLVANPGLTVSVRDEDDPAGITYVHPRRHDVVLGGTYQPGVGHTAPDPDTATAIRRRCVALVPELADAPVLGERIGLRPARHGGPRVELDRSIGSGHRLVHAYGHGGAGVTLSWGCADEVADLAVGG